One Pseudoclavibacter endophyticus DNA segment encodes these proteins:
- a CDS encoding TetR/AcrR family transcriptional regulator, translating to MAEGTRDRILDALEALLLEDGAPGITLEAVAARAEVSKGGLLYHFPGKEQLLVGAVERLGERVAAQLDTAIANGESIARWYLEPADTESDTDVAMTRSILAVMRSADGAYDEVQRHLVRIMRRYDAHLVAELGDPVKAEIVRLMGDGVYLGQIIGMPAPDPELHRQAIERLLGGDASSGETPGSSSP from the coding sequence ATGGCCGAGGGAACGAGAGACCGCATCCTCGACGCGCTCGAGGCGCTGCTGCTCGAGGACGGCGCCCCCGGCATCACGCTCGAGGCGGTCGCGGCCCGTGCGGAGGTGTCCAAGGGCGGCTTGCTCTACCACTTCCCGGGCAAGGAGCAGTTGCTCGTCGGCGCCGTCGAGCGACTCGGCGAGCGGGTCGCGGCGCAGCTCGACACGGCGATCGCCAATGGCGAGTCGATCGCGCGCTGGTACCTCGAGCCCGCCGACACGGAGTCCGACACCGACGTGGCGATGACCCGCTCGATCCTCGCGGTCATGCGCAGCGCCGATGGCGCGTACGACGAGGTGCAGCGCCATCTCGTGCGCATCATGCGCCGTTACGACGCGCACCTCGTCGCCGAGCTCGGCGACCCGGTCAAGGCTGAGATCGTGCGCCTGATGGGCGACGGCGTCTACCTCGGCCAGATCATCGGCATGCCGGCGCCCGACCCGGAGCTGCACCGGCAGGCCATCGAGCGGCTGCTCGGCGGGGACGCGTCGTCGGGGGAAACGCCCGGCTCCTCGTCGCCCTGA
- a CDS encoding MFS transporter gives MTESASSDSRGEASLVRVVVVALLPTLLFSIGQGAIIPIIPTVAASMGAGLEFAGFIAGSIMIGQAFGNIPAGPVVSRLGEKWAMVGGAVLAVAGTLVSTFAVTTWMLLAGILIIGFSSAIFGLARHAFLTTYAPLRYRARVLSTLGGTLRAGLFVGPLLSAGIIAATGLAQMSFWIFVACTVLVVVVLLVTPDTSDLARGRGTPTGSIAVADGAIGDDGAVPANDEARAAHKPAPTNVWSALVEHRAVLLRLGVGAGITNLLRGARNVVLPLWALSIGLDDSSTALIIGISGAIDFCLFFTSGWIMDRFGRVWSAVPCMVGLGTGLLVLAFLHDVPGAVPWFVAIAIWLGVCNGIGSGIVMTLGADVAPRRRPAPFLGAWHLITDASSASVPFIVAGVTALFALPATVGTLGMLGLLGAFMMGRWIPRYIARP, from the coding sequence GTGACCGAATCCGCCTCGTCCGACTCGCGCGGCGAGGCATCGCTCGTTCGCGTCGTCGTCGTGGCGCTGCTGCCGACCCTGCTCTTCTCGATCGGCCAGGGCGCCATCATCCCGATCATCCCGACGGTCGCCGCATCCATGGGGGCCGGGCTCGAGTTCGCCGGGTTCATCGCGGGGTCGATCATGATCGGTCAGGCCTTCGGCAATATTCCCGCTGGCCCGGTCGTCTCACGACTCGGCGAGAAGTGGGCGATGGTGGGCGGGGCCGTCCTCGCGGTCGCAGGAACCCTCGTCTCGACCTTCGCCGTGACGACCTGGATGCTGCTTGCGGGCATCCTCATCATCGGCTTTTCGAGTGCGATCTTCGGTCTCGCCCGCCACGCCTTCCTCACGACCTACGCGCCGCTGCGATACCGCGCCCGCGTGCTGTCGACCCTCGGCGGCACGCTCCGCGCCGGACTGTTCGTCGGGCCGCTCCTGAGCGCGGGCATCATCGCCGCGACGGGGCTGGCGCAGATGTCGTTCTGGATCTTCGTGGCGTGCACCGTGCTCGTCGTCGTCGTCCTGCTCGTGACGCCCGACACCAGCGACCTCGCACGCGGGCGCGGCACTCCGACGGGCTCGATCGCGGTGGCGGACGGGGCCATCGGCGACGACGGCGCCGTTCCGGCGAATGACGAGGCGCGCGCGGCGCACAAGCCCGCCCCGACGAACGTATGGTCGGCCCTCGTCGAGCACCGCGCCGTCCTGCTGCGGCTCGGCGTCGGTGCCGGCATCACGAACCTCCTTCGCGGCGCACGCAACGTGGTGCTGCCACTGTGGGCGCTCTCGATCGGCCTCGACGACTCGTCGACCGCGCTCATCATCGGCATCTCGGGCGCGATCGACTTCTGCCTCTTCTTCACCTCGGGCTGGATCATGGATCGCTTCGGTCGCGTCTGGTCGGCCGTTCCCTGCATGGTCGGGCTCGGCACCGGCCTCCTCGTCCTCGCATTCCTGCACGACGTGCCGGGGGCCGTGCCCTGGTTCGTCGCGATCGCGATCTGGCTCGGCGTCTGCAACGGCATCGGCTCAGGCATCGTGATGACGCTCGGCGCCGATGTCGCCCCGAGGCGCAGGCCTGCGCCGTTCCTGGGCGCATGGCACCTCATCACGGATGCGTCGAGCGCGTCGGTGCCCTTCATCGTGGCCGGCGTGACGGCGTTGTTCGCGCTGCCCGCGACCGTCGGCACGCTCGGCATGCTCGGCCTCCTCGGCGCCTTCATGATGGGCCGTTGGATCCCGCGGTACATCGCTCGGCCGTAG
- a CDS encoding Ppx/GppA phosphatase family protein, protein MRLGVLDVGSNTVHLVIVDAHPGARPIPHSSQKSVLRLMRYLQDDGSISKAGVEAIMAAMHDAARMIRKSQLDDLIPLATSAIREATNGKQVLRRVKAETGIDLRVMSGEREAETTFLAVRRWFGWAAGRIMLIDIGGGSLELAIGDDELPQLAMSLPLGAGRSTITYLHNDPPREQQLDELRQHARRVITDARAAFDGADRADQFVGSSKTIRSLARLAGSVVEGVGANDRTTLRTWQLDEWVPRLAKMPAESRKALPGITSDRAFQIVAGGVVLSEVMRAFDINELDVSPWAMREGVLLDYLDRMEA, encoded by the coding sequence ATGCGCCTCGGAGTCCTTGACGTCGGTTCGAACACCGTCCACCTCGTGATCGTGGACGCGCACCCGGGCGCGCGCCCGATTCCGCATTCGTCGCAGAAGAGCGTGCTTCGCCTCATGCGGTACCTGCAGGATGACGGGTCGATCTCGAAGGCCGGGGTCGAGGCGATCATGGCCGCCATGCACGACGCGGCCCGCATGATCAGGAAGAGCCAGCTCGACGACCTCATCCCCCTCGCCACGAGCGCCATTCGTGAGGCCACGAACGGCAAGCAGGTGCTTCGCCGGGTGAAGGCCGAGACGGGCATCGACCTGCGCGTCATGTCGGGCGAGCGCGAGGCCGAGACGACGTTCCTCGCCGTGCGCCGCTGGTTCGGCTGGGCCGCCGGTCGCATCATGCTCATCGACATCGGCGGAGGTTCGCTGGAGCTGGCCATCGGCGACGATGAGCTGCCGCAGCTCGCGATGTCGCTTCCGCTCGGCGCCGGGCGTTCCACGATCACGTACCTGCACAACGACCCGCCGCGCGAACAGCAGCTCGACGAGCTCCGGCAGCACGCCCGCCGAGTGATCACGGATGCTCGAGCGGCGTTCGACGGCGCCGATCGCGCCGATCAGTTCGTCGGGTCGTCGAAGACGATCCGATCGCTCGCCCGGCTCGCCGGCTCGGTCGTCGAGGGCGTCGGCGCGAACGACCGCACGACGCTGCGCACCTGGCAGCTCGACGAGTGGGTGCCGCGCCTCGCGAAGATGCCGGCCGAGTCACGGAAGGCGCTGCCGGGTATCACCTCGGATCGCGCGTTCCAGATCGTGGCCGGCGGCGTCGTGCTCTCGGAGGTCATGCGCGCGTTCGACATCAACGAGCTCGATGTGTCGCCGTGGGCCATGCGCGAGGGCGTGCTGCTCGACTACCTCGACCGCATGGAGGCATAA
- a CDS encoding amino-acid N-acetyltransferase, whose product MHGVTIRRAKTADVVAIHGLIQPLVRQNILLRKDLVVLYESVQEFRVAETADGELVACGALHVLWLDLGEIRTIVTSDAVRGKGVGHQMLEHLVDDARELGLKRLFCLTFETDFFRRHGFEAVAEQIVDDQVYAEMRRSPDEGVHEFLDLPWVKPNTLGNTRMVKRLDD is encoded by the coding sequence ATGCACGGGGTCACCATCCGTCGCGCGAAAACCGCCGACGTCGTCGCCATTCATGGCCTCATTCAACCCCTGGTCAGGCAGAACATCCTCCTGCGAAAAGATCTCGTGGTGCTCTACGAGTCGGTGCAGGAGTTTCGCGTGGCCGAGACGGCGGACGGCGAGCTCGTCGCCTGCGGCGCGCTGCACGTGCTCTGGCTCGACCTCGGCGAGATCCGCACGATCGTGACGAGCGATGCGGTGCGCGGCAAGGGTGTCGGGCACCAGATGCTCGAGCACCTCGTCGACGACGCCCGCGAGCTCGGCCTCAAGCGCCTGTTCTGCCTCACCTTCGAGACCGACTTCTTCCGGCGGCACGGGTTCGAGGCCGTCGCCGAGCAGATCGTCGACGACCAGGTGTACGCCGAGATGCGGCGCTCGCCCGACGAGGGCGTGCACGAGTTCCTCGATCTGCCGTGGGTCAAGCCCAATACGCTCGGCAACACGCGCATGGTCAAGCGCCTTGACGACTGA
- a CDS encoding ExeM/NucH family extracellular endonuclease, which produces MKLSRILAIAAAAVTVGALGAAVQPAAPASAAPAGDNVVINEVYGGGGNSGSTYTHDFIELYNPANAPISIDGWALHYASASGGWGGTTTLAGTIAPGGYFLVQQSAGSGGTEALPEPDAVGSLSMSGTTGRVILTSSADRPSSPPAGDFVSAGMAGYVDGIGWGPNAAGYEGSAAAATQNATSTARVSAGVDTDNNANDFATGTPTPQNSGGEGTTPPTTTPPTTPPPGPATPREISEIQGPGMASPFEGDTVETTGVVTAVYATGGLGGFNIQEPGEADPASHDASTGIFVYGPSFATSVEIGDSVSVTGVVGERFGSTQISASAVTQLVEPLAPVVPAAVEWPETDDEREVWEHMLIEPAGTYIVADNYSLNQYGEIGLAVGDQPLVTPTEAGAPLSDEAQAQLEYNEAHSVILDDGATTDFLERSGGSMVNAHLPLPYLTIDNPVRVGAEVSFTDPVVVHFDYSSYRFQPTVPLTGDNPEDAPATFENDRTTSPADVGGSLTLGTFNVLNYFTSLGEDYCTANQNYRDRDGNPIAANNCLPRGAWDTENFERQQVKIVEAINALDTDIVSLEEIEDSSDFGLDRDTALSALVDALNEAAGSEKWAYVPSPSVIPATGDDVIRTAFIYQPATVELDGESEILDDAAFSNGRAPLSQTFVDSASGEKLVVIVNHFKSKGGSGSGDNEDRDDAVGPAGAVGGWNGDRTRQAEALVAFADEQQAAAGTDLVFLVGDFNAYSKETPATTIEAAGYANLTSTMSDNYSYLFDGTVGSLDHVFASNAALEYVTGADVWPINANEQIAQEYSRYNYNIVPLYDETMFRSSDHNPAVVGLQLSETPPTTEPPVTTPPTTEPPVTTPPTTEPPVTTPPTTEPVPGEPTVSVPGVITDAELSESGLPVEAAGFEPEVPVTVEILYPDGTSITVEFEDPATTMPAVDGTLAFTVWSQGIAAAGDYRIVLTQGDLTASAEFTVIASVVTPTTPGATTPGATAPPAFDGGEDLARTGGDDTAWAFGLGAVLLAAGALTVFGLRRRQAAG; this is translated from the coding sequence ATGAAACTTTCCCGCATCCTCGCCATCGCGGCGGCGGCGGTCACCGTCGGCGCGCTCGGCGCAGCAGTGCAACCGGCCGCGCCCGCAAGTGCAGCGCCCGCCGGCGACAACGTCGTCATCAACGAGGTCTACGGCGGCGGTGGCAACTCCGGCTCCACCTACACCCACGACTTCATCGAGCTCTACAACCCCGCGAACGCACCCATCTCGATCGACGGATGGGCGCTGCACTACGCATCGGCCAGCGGCGGCTGGGGCGGCACGACCACGCTGGCGGGCACGATCGCCCCGGGCGGTTACTTCCTCGTGCAGCAGTCAGCGGGATCGGGCGGCACCGAGGCCCTCCCGGAGCCCGATGCCGTCGGCTCGCTCAGCATGAGCGGCACCACCGGTCGCGTCATCCTCACGTCGAGCGCCGACAGGCCATCGTCGCCGCCGGCGGGCGACTTCGTGTCGGCGGGCATGGCGGGCTACGTCGACGGCATCGGATGGGGCCCCAACGCGGCAGGTTACGAGGGAAGCGCGGCCGCGGCCACGCAGAACGCCACCTCGACGGCTCGTGTTTCCGCCGGCGTCGACACCGACAACAACGCCAACGACTTCGCGACCGGCACCCCGACGCCGCAGAACTCCGGCGGTGAGGGCACGACCCCGCCGACCACGACCCCACCGACCACGCCGCCGCCCGGGCCCGCAACGCCCCGCGAGATCTCCGAGATCCAGGGCCCCGGCATGGCGTCGCCGTTCGAGGGCGACACGGTCGAGACCACGGGCGTCGTGACCGCGGTCTACGCGACCGGCGGTCTCGGCGGCTTCAACATCCAGGAGCCCGGCGAGGCCGACCCCGCCTCGCACGACGCCTCGACGGGCATCTTCGTGTACGGGCCGTCGTTCGCGACCTCGGTCGAGATCGGCGATTCGGTGAGCGTCACCGGCGTCGTCGGCGAGCGCTTCGGCTCGACGCAGATCTCGGCGAGCGCGGTGACGCAGCTCGTCGAGCCGCTCGCCCCGGTCGTTCCCGCCGCGGTCGAGTGGCCCGAGACCGACGACGAGCGCGAGGTCTGGGAGCACATGCTCATCGAGCCTGCGGGCACCTACATCGTCGCCGACAACTACAGCCTCAACCAGTACGGCGAGATCGGTCTCGCGGTCGGCGACCAGCCGCTCGTGACCCCGACCGAGGCCGGCGCGCCCCTCAGCGACGAAGCGCAGGCACAGCTCGAGTACAACGAGGCGCACAGTGTGATCCTCGACGACGGCGCAACGACCGACTTCCTCGAGCGTTCGGGCGGTTCGATGGTCAACGCGCACCTGCCGCTTCCGTACCTCACCATCGACAACCCCGTTCGCGTCGGTGCGGAGGTCTCGTTCACCGACCCCGTCGTCGTGCACTTCGACTACAGCTCGTACCGCTTCCAGCCGACGGTGCCGCTCACCGGCGACAACCCCGAGGATGCGCCCGCTACGTTCGAGAACGACCGCACGACGTCGCCCGCCGACGTGGGTGGCTCGCTCACGCTCGGCACGTTCAACGTGCTCAACTACTTCACGTCACTCGGTGAGGACTACTGCACGGCCAACCAGAACTACCGCGACCGCGATGGCAACCCCATTGCGGCGAACAACTGCCTGCCGCGCGGCGCCTGGGACACCGAGAACTTCGAGCGCCAGCAGGTGAAGATCGTCGAGGCCATCAACGCGCTCGACACCGACATCGTCTCGCTCGAAGAGATCGAAGACTCGAGCGACTTCGGCCTTGATCGCGACACCGCGCTCTCCGCCCTCGTCGATGCACTCAACGAGGCCGCCGGAAGCGAGAAGTGGGCGTACGTGCCCTCGCCGTCCGTCATCCCCGCGACGGGTGACGACGTGATCCGCACCGCCTTCATCTACCAGCCGGCAACGGTCGAGCTCGACGGCGAGTCGGAGATTCTCGACGACGCCGCGTTCTCGAACGGCCGCGCTCCGCTCTCGCAGACGTTCGTCGACTCGGCCAGCGGCGAGAAGCTCGTCGTCATCGTGAACCACTTCAAGTCGAAGGGCGGCAGCGGCTCGGGCGACAATGAGGACCGTGACGACGCCGTCGGCCCCGCTGGCGCCGTCGGTGGCTGGAACGGCGACCGCACCCGCCAGGCCGAGGCACTCGTCGCATTCGCCGACGAGCAGCAGGCGGCCGCCGGCACCGACCTCGTGTTCCTGGTCGGCGACTTCAACGCCTACTCGAAGGAGACACCGGCCACGACGATCGAGGCGGCCGGATACGCCAATCTGACGTCGACGATGAGCGACAACTACTCGTACCTCTTCGACGGCACGGTCGGTTCGCTCGACCACGTCTTCGCGTCGAACGCCGCGCTCGAGTACGTCACGGGCGCCGATGTGTGGCCAATCAACGCGAACGAGCAGATCGCCCAGGAGTATTCGCGCTACAACTACAACATTGTGCCGCTGTACGACGAGACGATGTTCCGTTCGTCCGACCACAACCCCGCCGTCGTCGGTCTGCAGCTGAGCGAGACGCCGCCGACGACCGAGCCGCCGGTGACGACGCCGCCGACGACCGAGCCGCCGGTGACGACGCCGCCGACGACCGAGCCGCCGGTGACGACGCCGCCGACGACCGAGCCGGTTCCCGGCGAGCCGACAGTCTCCGTGCCCGGCGTGATCACCGACGCCGAGCTCAGCGAGTCGGGCCTGCCGGTCGAGGCCGCCGGGTTCGAGCCCGAGGTGCCCGTGACGGTCGAGATCCTCTACCCGGACGGCACGAGCATCACGGTGGAGTTCGAGGACCCCGCCACGACGATGCCCGCCGTCGACGGCACCCTGGCGTTCACGGTGTGGTCACAGGGCATTGCGGCGGCCGGCGACTACCGCATCGTGCTCACGCAGGGCGACCTGACCGCGAGCGCCGAGTTCACGGTCATCGCGTCGGTGGTCACGCCGACCACCCCCGGGGCGACCACCCCCGGCGCGACCGCTCCGCCGGCCTTCGATGGCGGCGAAGACCTCGCGCGGACCGGAGGCGATGACACGGCATGGGCCTTCGGGCTCGGCGCCGTGCTGCTCGCGGCCGGCGCGCTCACGGTGTTCGGTCTCCGTCGCCGCCAGGCTGCGGGGTAA
- a CDS encoding bifunctional metallophosphatase/5'-nucleotidase, translating to MTKTRRTVIGGATATIAGCALAATAFVSPTAAAVLTPNIIEPTPGETQLNLIGINDFHGRILDGEDYAATVLTAQQGFTEANSLVFTVGDHVGASIFESSILNDEPAINILNEMGVDAFTQGNHEFDKGAADAIDRIAPLTDGPDLAANFVGPDGTKPFDEYAIFEVNGVNVAIIGAVTQETPALVSPDGIAGYTFTDPVEAVNEVADRLTASGEADVIVASYHEGAPFSNVSLEENVAASNVFNDIVNGTSPAVSAIYTAHSHRTYAYDAPIPGSEQTRPVVQGGEYAGNIAQVVLTVDAENTVTAADSSIVPTMDAADAPAEVAVDPRLANIRAIIDQAVADADEAGSVQIGTLTDDVTRAKVYDETGAITVEDDRANASSLGDVVATSMLESVGGTGRAVDLAVMNPGGLRADLINDDGVLTYKDAATVLPFANNLSVATVAGDTLKQILEQQWQTDAEGNVPSRPYLQLGISDGFTYTYDASRPEGDRITGMYLFGEAVTAEGTYNVVAPTFLAAGGDNFRAFTNASEVADTGLIDLDAFVSWIQSQEDGVAPNQQRNSFEVAGFPSEPIACGDSATFQVSKTDMGSLGAIQNTELTATAYVEDQAGEATTVEVGTATVTDGAAELVVTIPADFLTDTFEIVLEAQPSGSYVILPIEVTCDDDGGVVPSPTETVDVPDTTTPPPAAGGDDDLAATGEDSNVMFFGIAAALAALVLGGTLLLVRRRAMVE from the coding sequence GTGACGAAAACCCGACGCACCGTGATCGGCGGCGCGACCGCGACGATCGCCGGGTGTGCGCTCGCAGCCACCGCGTTCGTTTCCCCCACCGCGGCCGCCGTGCTCACCCCCAACATCATCGAGCCGACACCCGGTGAGACCCAGCTCAACCTGATCGGCATCAACGACTTCCACGGTCGCATCCTCGACGGCGAAGACTATGCAGCCACCGTGCTGACGGCCCAGCAGGGATTCACCGAGGCGAACAGCCTCGTCTTCACCGTCGGCGACCACGTCGGAGCGTCGATCTTCGAGTCGTCGATCCTCAATGACGAGCCGGCCATCAACATCCTCAACGAGATGGGCGTCGACGCCTTCACTCAGGGCAATCACGAGTTCGACAAGGGCGCGGCCGACGCGATCGACCGCATCGCCCCGCTGACGGACGGCCCCGACCTGGCCGCGAACTTCGTCGGCCCCGACGGCACGAAGCCGTTCGATGAGTACGCGATCTTCGAGGTCAACGGCGTGAACGTCGCGATCATCGGTGCCGTGACGCAGGAGACCCCCGCCCTGGTCTCGCCCGACGGCATCGCCGGCTACACGTTCACCGACCCCGTCGAGGCGGTCAACGAGGTCGCCGACCGCCTGACGGCGTCGGGCGAGGCCGACGTCATCGTCGCGTCCTACCACGAGGGTGCGCCGTTCTCGAACGTGTCCCTCGAGGAGAACGTCGCGGCGAGCAACGTCTTTAACGACATCGTCAACGGCACGAGCCCCGCGGTCTCGGCGATCTACACGGCGCACTCGCACCGCACGTACGCCTACGACGCACCGATCCCCGGCAGCGAGCAGACCCGCCCGGTCGTTCAGGGCGGCGAGTACGCGGGCAACATCGCCCAGGTCGTGCTCACCGTCGACGCCGAGAACACCGTGACGGCAGCCGACAGCTCGATCGTGCCGACGATGGACGCGGCTGACGCGCCGGCCGAGGTCGCCGTCGACCCGCGCCTCGCGAACATCCGCGCGATCATCGACCAGGCGGTCGCCGACGCCGACGAGGCGGGCAGCGTGCAGATCGGTACGCTCACGGACGACGTCACGCGCGCCAAGGTCTACGACGAGACGGGCGCGATCACGGTTGAGGACGACCGCGCGAACGCCTCATCGCTCGGCGACGTGGTCGCTACGTCGATGCTCGAGTCGGTCGGCGGTACCGGCCGCGCCGTCGACCTCGCCGTCATGAACCCGGGCGGTCTTCGCGCTGACCTGATCAACGACGACGGTGTGCTGACCTACAAGGATGCGGCGACGGTGCTTCCGTTCGCGAACAACCTGTCTGTTGCGACCGTGGCGGGCGACACGCTCAAGCAGATCCTCGAGCAGCAGTGGCAGACCGATGCCGAGGGCAACGTTCCGAGCCGCCCCTACCTGCAGCTCGGCATCTCGGACGGCTTCACGTACACGTACGACGCGTCACGCCCCGAGGGTGACCGCATCACGGGCATGTACCTCTTCGGCGAGGCGGTGACGGCGGAGGGCACCTACAACGTCGTCGCTCCGACGTTCCTCGCGGCCGGTGGCGACAACTTCCGCGCCTTCACGAACGCGAGCGAGGTCGCCGACACGGGCCTCATCGACCTCGACGCCTTCGTCTCGTGGATCCAGAGCCAGGAGGACGGCGTCGCCCCGAACCAGCAGCGCAACTCCTTCGAGGTCGCTGGCTTCCCGTCGGAGCCGATCGCCTGCGGTGACTCGGCCACGTTCCAGGTCAGCAAGACCGATATGGGCTCGCTCGGCGCGATCCAGAACACCGAGCTGACGGCAACCGCCTACGTCGAGGATCAGGCCGGCGAGGCCACGACCGTCGAGGTCGGCACGGCCACGGTCACCGACGGTGCAGCGGAGCTGGTCGTCACGATCCCTGCCGACTTCCTCACCGACACGTTCGAGATCGTGCTGGAGGCGCAGCCGTCCGGCTCGTACGTGATCCTCCCGATCGAGGTCACGTGCGACGACGACGGCGGGGTGGTCCCCTCGCCGACCGAGACGGTCGACGTGCCCGACACGACGACGCCTCCTCCGGCTGCCGGTGGCGATGACGACCTCGCCGCCACGGGCGAAGACTCCAATGTGATGTTCTTCGGCATCGCGGCCGCGCTCGCCGCGCTTGTGCTCGGTGGCACGCTCCTGCTGGTTCGTCGCCGCGCGATGGTCGAGTAG
- the radA gene encoding DNA repair protein RadA produces the protein MAAPRPRPPGYVCTECGATSAKWLGRCTECGSWGTVVERSAAGPANRVDAAAVPDDRRAVPITKLASDHAVYWPTGIGEFDRVLGGGIVPGAAMLLSGEPGVGKSTLLLELAARIASTGARVLYVSAEESTSQVRLRAERTGALQPTLYLASESDLATILGHIEQVDPMLFIADSIQTIASADVSSLAGQPSQVREVASALIRIAKDRNLPTVIIGHVTKDGQVAGPRLLEHLVDVVAHVEGDRQTSLRFVRTLKNRYGATDEVGCFEMTGDGMTEVADPSSLFLAQRGAPVSGTCVTVALEGRRAMAVEIQALVVKTSAPNPRTVTNGVDSSRVAMLVAVLQQRLSLNFAGHDVYVSTMGGMRLVEPGADLAIATALASALMNRPAKPRSVVIGEVSLVGEIRPVTQQRMREAEATRVGLTDVVDASLETVHAAIGRALLPAAPRGE, from the coding sequence ATGGCTGCTCCCCGACCACGACCACCCGGCTACGTGTGCACCGAGTGCGGGGCGACATCGGCGAAGTGGCTCGGTCGGTGCACCGAGTGCGGGTCGTGGGGCACGGTCGTCGAGCGCAGCGCGGCCGGCCCCGCCAACCGTGTCGACGCCGCCGCCGTGCCCGACGACCGCCGCGCCGTGCCCATCACGAAGCTCGCGAGTGATCACGCCGTCTACTGGCCCACCGGCATCGGTGAGTTCGACCGCGTGCTGGGCGGCGGCATCGTGCCCGGCGCGGCGATGCTGCTGTCGGGCGAGCCCGGTGTCGGCAAATCCACGCTGCTCCTCGAGCTCGCAGCGCGCATCGCGTCGACCGGTGCGCGCGTGCTCTACGTCAGCGCCGAAGAGTCGACCTCGCAGGTCCGGCTGCGCGCCGAGCGAACCGGCGCGCTGCAGCCCACGCTGTACCTCGCGAGCGAGTCCGACCTCGCAACGATCCTCGGCCACATCGAGCAGGTCGATCCCATGCTCTTCATCGCCGACTCCATCCAGACGATCGCCTCCGCCGACGTGTCGTCGCTCGCCGGTCAACCGAGCCAGGTCCGAGAGGTCGCCTCAGCGCTCATCCGTATCGCGAAAGACCGCAACCTGCCGACCGTCATCATCGGCCACGTCACGAAAGACGGCCAGGTCGCGGGCCCACGACTCCTTGAGCACCTCGTCGACGTGGTGGCGCACGTCGAGGGCGACCGGCAGACCTCCCTCCGCTTCGTCCGCACGCTCAAGAACCGCTACGGCGCCACCGACGAGGTCGGCTGCTTCGAGATGACCGGCGACGGCATGACCGAAGTGGCCGACCCATCCAGCCTCTTTCTCGCCCAGCGCGGGGCGCCGGTCTCGGGCACCTGCGTCACCGTCGCCCTCGAGGGCCGCCGCGCGATGGCCGTCGAAATTCAGGCGCTCGTCGTGAAAACCAGCGCCCCCAACCCGCGCACGGTCACCAACGGCGTCGACTCCAGTCGCGTCGCCATGCTCGTGGCGGTCTTGCAGCAGCGCCTGTCGCTCAATTTCGCGGGCCACGACGTCTACGTCTCGACCATGGGCGGGATGCGCCTGGTCGAGCCCGGCGCCGATCTTGCCATCGCGACCGCGCTCGCGAGCGCCCTCATGAACCGGCCTGCCAAGCCTCGCTCGGTCGTCATCGGCGAGGTCAGCCTCGTCGGCGAGATCAGGCCGGTGACGCAGCAGCGCATGCGCGAAGCCGAAGCAACGCGGGTCGGCCTCACCGACGTTGTCGACGCCTCGCTCGAAACGGTACACGCGGCGATCGGGCGAGCCCTGCTGCCCGCCGCACCCCGCGGGGAGTAG